The following proteins are encoded in a genomic region of Chelmon rostratus isolate fCheRos1 chromosome 3, fCheRos1.pri, whole genome shotgun sequence:
- the LOC121604641 gene encoding kallikrein-8-like codes for MGGWTSLLLLMWLGVAGSKTVDLQKRILGGQPCDRPYHVIITDYQDKFVCGGSLISGRWVLTAAHCWIWDMNVVIGWNTQKPIIMRISAPPVMYGDNNNMIHDIMLLKLPLQVLGATLIALPSCNNPLRVGDVVQIVGHGATTIRPDYKKKSEFSPNLQCANIKADHCPWKGNPSHYYPWPHHHMFCGQTPGVDVCPGDSGGGVVFPDATDHTPRIYGVISTTGELVCSAPVGFMDVCSYMQWITTTINRP; via the exons ATGGGTGGCTGGACAAGTCTTCTCCTTTTGATGTGGCTCG GTGTCGCAGGGAGCAAAACGGTGGATCTGCAGAAGAGAATTCTGGGAGGACAACCATGTGACCGTCCTTATCACGTGATAATAACTGATTATCAAGACAAATTTGTGTGTGGTGGCTCTCTGATCAGTGGCCGCTGGGTTctgactgcagctcactgcTGGATATG GGACATGAATGTAGTTATAGGCTGGAATACACAAAAACCAATAATCATGAGAATCTCAGCACCACCTGTGATGTATGgggacaacaacaacatgatccATGACATCATGCTGCTGAAGCTCCCTCTGCAAGTTCTAGGAGCAACTCTTATAGCTCTTCCTAGCTGTAACAATCCTCTGCGTGT aggtGATGTGGTTCAGATTGTAGGTCACGGAGCCACAACTATACGTCCTGATTACAAAAAAA aatCTGAGTTTTCCCCAAATCTCCAGTGTGCAAACATCAAGGCTGACCACTGTCCCTGGAAGGGAAACCCTTCACATTACTACCCATGGCCACATCATCACATGTTCTGTGGCCAAACTCCTGGAGTGGACGTGTGCCCT GGTGACTCTGGTGGAGGAGTGGTGTTCCCTGACGCAACCGACCACACTCCCAGGATCTATGGTGTCATTTCTACCACTGGTGAACTTGTCTGTTCTGCACCTGTTGGATTCATGGACGTCTGTTCATACATGCAGTGGATCACCACTACTATTAACAGGCCCTAG
- the LOC121603852 gene encoding somatostatin receptor type 5-like translates to MELIQATQLPQEVPTTTWSNNSVPPYSSFLLLSTSSDPVLEFTPPDVSALLNSTCQNCTKAEPKSLPGLAGIFIPLIYGIVCVVGLVGNTLVIHVIVNYTKNESVTNIYILNLAIADELFMLGLPFLAVQNALLSWPFGSLMCRVVMTVDAINQFTSIFCLTVMSVDRYLAVVHPIRSFWWRRPRVAKAISATVWAGSFVVVLPVVVFADVLKDDGNCSIVWPEPAEVWKTSFIVYTCTVGFFCPLLVICLCYLLIVIKVRSVGKRAQATSSRRRKSERKITRMVVVVVAVFVLCWLPFYALNIVNLLMVLPGDFRGLYFFVVVLSYANSCANPILYGFLSDNFKRGFRKALCGAACRPKNNDRAATEAQRPTEEWGGIVLQAQKSEDVINVQNKDCGEKEEEEESTAPEGAMKMSEICKTSQNGNHSGVTEGSRMQPEPEHSGCSARHGELAGKGKGSDAAEAVSTKASKSRNSRSQPEEFPDKDTVLEISYL, encoded by the exons ATGGAGCTCATCCAGGCCACCCAGCTGCCGCAGGAAGTGCCGACTACTACCTGGAGCAACAACTCTGTTCCCCCCTACTCCAGtttcctgctcctctccacttcctctgACCCCGTTCTCGAATTCACCCCACCTGATGTCTCCGCCCTCTTGAACAGCACCTGCCAGAACTGCACCAAAGCTGAACCCAAATCCCTTCCTGGCTTGGCTGGAATCTTCATCCCGCTCATCTATGGGATAGTGTGCGTTGTTGGCCTTGTGGGCAACACTCTGGTCATCCACGTCATCGTCAACTACACCAAGAATGAGTCAGTCACCAACATCTACATCCTCAACTTAGCTATCGCGGACGAGCTCTTCATGCTGGGCCTGCCCTTCTTGGCGGTGCAGAACGCCCTGCTCTCTTGGCCCTTTGGCTCGCTAATGTGCCGTGTGGTCATGACAGTGGACGCCATCAACCAGTTTACCAGCATCTTCTGCCtgactgtgatgtcagtggACCGCTACCTGGCTGTGGTGCACCCTATCCGCTCCTTCTGGTGGCGGCGGCCCCGCGTGGCCAAGGCCATCAGCGCCACAGTCTGGGCAGGGTCCTTTGTGGTGGTGCTGCCGGTGGTGGTGTTTGCCGACGTGCTGAAGGATGATGGGAACTGCAGCATCGTGTGGCCTGAGCCAGCAGAAGTGTGGAAGACGTCTTTTATCGTGTACACGTGCACCGTGGGTTTCttctgccccctgctggtcatcTGCTTGTGCTACCTGCTGATTGTCATCAAG GTGCGCAGCGTTGGAAAACGGGCGCAGGCCACGTCGTCTCGGCGCAGGAAGTCGGAACGTAAAATCACCAGGATGGTGGTTGTCGTGGTGGCAGTGTTTGTCCTTTGCTGGCTGCCGTTTTACGCTCTGAATATCGTCAACCTCCTGATGGTCCTGCCTGGGGACTTCAGAGGGCTctacttttttgttgttgtgctgtCATATGCGAACAGCTGTGCCAACCCCATACTGTACGGATTTCTGTCTGACAACTTCAAGAGAGGCTTCAGGAAGGCGCTGTGTGGCGCTGCGTGCAGGCCGAAGAACAACGACAGGGCCGCCACTGAAGCACAGCGGCCGACAGAGGAGTGGGGCGGCATTGTGCTCCAAGCGCAAAAAAGTGAGGATGTCATAAATGTGCAGAACAAAGACTGTGGcgaaaaagaagaggaggaggaaagcacTGCACCAGAGGGAGCCATGAAGATGAGTGAAATATGCAAAACGTCACAAAATGGAAACCACAGCGGAGTAACAGAGGGTTCAAGGATGCAACCTGAGCCGGAGCACTCTGGCTGCAGTGCCAGACATGGCGAACTGGCTGGGAAAGGCAaaggctctgatgctgctgaggCGGTGTCCACTAAGGCcagtaaaagcagaaacagcaggTCGCAACCTGAAGAATTCCCAGACAAAGACACTGTGCTTGAAATCAGCTATCTGTAA